A single genomic interval of Lathyrus oleraceus cultivar Zhongwan6 chromosome 7, CAAS_Psat_ZW6_1.0, whole genome shotgun sequence harbors:
- the LOC127102110 gene encoding uncharacterized protein LOC127102110 has product MNPERRSTFQFKYKNVDLASLQKLSAKVTPIKLNNFVQDYGKILDILNEKMDMMTAVTIAQFYDPPIRCFMFSDFQLTPTMEELERIVGRNLRDHNPFPKFDEGIPPKRIVLALGLKVSEVVSNWDVKGVLNDHLAVRIFLSGNPVPFLLAYLHYAFHDRHEKKGGTILCCAQLLHAWFRSHMPEEGPFVSKELKPSQKLASLNFNHVKWYIRDWETEDVIVSIGDFPNVPSIGTKGCINYNPVLSLRQHGYPMNDPPKPEALEPFILHNAEADHSMVKKIKRSWQAVIRKGKELDVKKLNARIKELELENANLRIKLGRVSVENGNLKDGQQKKDKELEISNKRARESEARREKFGQALYNTRFVFKSKEEELDRALLRIQKLNKTLELTLEIKREARLISEIRTRELENTIQKYKDTLEREKLRTEESERVCTRLKYQLEQADARIQALEGGDQDAASMMLLGEYRYWRNIYRDIEVTKAEYLRIIQDLKGLYIEWKGKFLRLSRFANSVMQELLEKLQEDDWCMCPENTLHQVFNFIKFCKVMLEGLTTDLATVRKAHKP; this is encoded by the exons ATGAATCCTGAGAGAAGAAGCACTTTTCAGTTTAAATACAAGAACGTGGACCTTGCCAGCCTGCAAAAGTTGAGTGCCAAAGTAACACCAATCAAACTCAACAACTTTGTGCAAGACTATGGAAAAATTCTGGACATCctaaatgagaagatggacatgatgaccgCAGTGACTATTGCTCAATTCTATGATCCACCTATACGTTGTTTCATGTTTTCTGACTTCCAATTGACTCCTACCATGGAGGAACTTGAGAGGATTGTAGGCCGGAACCTGAGGGATCATAATCCATTTCCGAAGTTTGATGAAGGTATTCCTCCCAAGAGGATAGTTTTAGCTTTGGGTTTGAAGGTTTCTGAAGTCGTGTCCAATTGGGATGTGAAGGGAGTTCTCAATG ACCACCTGGCGGTGAGAATATTCCTCTCTGGAAACCCTGTACCGTTCCTCCTGGCATACCTCCACTACGCTTTCCACGATCGTCATGAGAAGAAAGGAGGAACCATTTTATGTTGTGCGCAGCTGCTGCATGCCTGGTTTAGATCTCATATGCCCGAAGAAGGCCCTTTTGTCTCAAAGGAACTCAAGCCCTCCCAGAAGCTAGCTTCTCTCAACTTCAATCATGTTAAGTGGTATATCAGGGATTGGGAAACCGAGGATGTTATTGTCAGCATTGGAGACTTCCCCAATGTACCTTCgataggaaccaagggttgcatcaactacaaccccgTGTTATCTTTGAGGCAACATGGTTACCCTATGAATGACCCTCCGAAACCTGAAGCTTTAGAGCCTTTCATCTTACACAACGCTGAAGCAGATCATTCAATGGTGAAGAAGATCAAGAGGTCTTGGCAAGCAGTTATCAGAAAGGGTAAGGAGTTGG atgtGAAGAAGCTCAATGCCCGTATTAAGGAGCTGGAGTTGGAGAATGCTAACTTGAGGATTAAGCTCGGCCGAGTCTCGGTAGAAAATGGGAATTTGAAAGATGGTCAACAGAAGAAGGATAAAGAGCTTGAAATCTCCAACAAAAGAGCTAGGGAGTCTGAGGCAAGGAGAGAAAAGTTCGGACAAGCGCTCTACAACACTAGATTCGTGTTCAAGTCAAAGGAGGAGGAGTTAGATAGAGCTTTACTCCGGATTCAAAAACTCAACAAGACTCTGGAATTGACCCTTGAAATCAAAAGGGAAGCACGACTAATTTCTGAGATTCGTACTCGTGAACTGGAGAATACCATTCAGAAATACAAGGATACTCTGGAACGCGAGAAGCTGAGGACTGAAGAGTCAGAAAGAGTTTGCACACGGCTGAAATATCAGTTGGAACAAGCCGATGCTAGAATCCAGGCACTTGAAGGTGGGGATCAGGATGCTGCATCTATGATGTTGCTAGGTGAATACAGATATTGGAGAAACATCTATAGGGACATAGAGGTGACCAAGGCTGAATACTTGCGCATCATTCAAGACCTCAAAGGGCTTTACATTGAGTGGAAGGGCAAATTTCTGAGGCTGTCCAGATTTGCGAATTCCGTCATGCAAGAGCTACTTGAGAAATTGCAAGAAGAtgattggtgcatgtgtccagaGAACACCCTGCATCAAGTCTTTAATTTCATTAAATTTTGTAAGGTGATGTTGGAAGGGCTGACTACCGACCTTGCTACAGTTCGGAAAGCCCATAAGCCATAA